Below is a genomic region from candidate division SR1 bacterium Aalborg_AAW-1.
GTAGTATTTCACAGCCAACTTGAGTGAAGTGTATCATATCACGACCTGTTTCAACAGATTCTTGATTGATTATCCTTACTTACTCATTTGTCTGAAATGAAATTGTTTTACAATATATGAAAAACTCCTGAGTTATTCTCATGTATTATCTTTTATCCTGATAGTTCTGGTAAGTATCACCTATGTATATTGCTTACCTATTGACGAAAAGAAGATAGATCAGCCTTATGCTACATAGCAACATATAACCGTATCAGATGATGTCTTTACTAACGTATAAGATACTATTATGTATTTTCTTAAGAAACGCGTCTTGAGAAGAAAATAATAGTATTGTAAGTAGGAGTAATCCCTTCACTTTGTTATTATCGAGTTGTTCTTGTGCTATGAGTTGTGAATTGAAAGTCTACCATAAGGTAATGAGGAGTAATATCATAATACCATAGATCAAACAGTATGTTCATGAGATTCTTATTTTATGAGAAGTACTATAACAAACAATGAATAATCCTGACAATAGTTGAGTGTCGCGATAGTAAAATGGTAATTTGGTACTGTAATGAATATCTCTATCAAGTATAGAATATGAAGATGACTGCTGTTCTAGAAGGCAGTTGCTTTTTTTATACACAAAAAAAGAGACAGGAGCCTCTTACATTAGAATAATTATCTACTGTTTTTTAACCATTCATTCTCTTGAAACCATTGAGCAAGATATTCTTTATCAACTAATTCTTCTTTTTGGCTTGTTGTATGTGGAAAGTGTTTGTCGACGACAAATTCATCTAAATGTTGTTGTACCATTCTAATAAACTCCGCTTGTTGAAGTAATCAAGCTTTTACATCTCAACGTAATGCCTTATAATTGAAATCGTCAAAACTATCATTTTTTACTAATCCATCTTGATTTGCTTTATCAAAACACTCTTGTGAACAAAATCAGCCATGTCTTTTATATTGTTTTTTTCTTGCGATAATGCGTGCATTACAAGGACTATACCTACAATTCTCACAATTATTTGTTTCTAGGTCAGAATAGATACATTTCCCTATGGTAGTATGAGTATCTTCATCTCCTACTTTTTTACTAATAACTCCATCAAAGGTATACAGATTTCCAAGCCAGTTACCATCATTGTGTTTATTGACGTATTGTACAACTCATCCTTGAAGCGCGTAGAAATTATCGATTCCTTTTTCTTTAAGCATGACTGATAATTTATCACATCTGATACCTCAGGTACAGTACATGAGTACTTTTTTGTCCTTAAATTGATTTTTATAGTCATCTAACAGGTTTTCCACTTCACGAAAGTTGATAGTGCCTGCAGGAATAGCATGTTTAAAATGTCCTAGTTTATATTCATAACTATTTCTCATGTCGAGTATCACCCAATCTTTGTTGTTGTTATCAATCACTTCTTTGAGTTCTTGATCAGTAAGTTCTTGGAGAGATCTTTTGTATGCTTGTTCAGTAATGGTTGTTCATAAAGCTACAATTTCCTGACGATATTTTACGATCATCTTATGAAACATATGCTTATCTACAGGAGAAGATTTTGTATCGATTTGATCTTCTAGATCAAAAAAATAAGGATTATTTTTCAAAAAGAGTTTATAAGCTGCTAACTGTCCATTATTACAAGTAGCAGTAGCACTGATTCCCTCGTTTCCTATATAAATACGTCACTTCATACCAATATCAGTACAGAAATTAAGATGTTTTTTTACTTCTGTTAGTGGATCATGAATGTCGACGAATTTGTAGAATGTAATAAGATGATAATGAGTGCGATGATGCATGATTATTAGTTGCAAGCTAATAAATAAAAAACAGGGTTGTTGCCCTTATCATAGATAATATAGTGAAAACACACGGTTTTTTCAAGTGGGATTATAACGATATGTACAATAATGATATAGTATTTCATTATCTATCATTATTTGGTTTAATATATATTCCAAATACAATAACATTTTCTTATACTTGCTCTTGCAATCTTATACTGATATGTATATATTCATATTTAGATGTAGTCAAATTTCGTTGTTGATTATGGGACATGAATACTACTTAATTGAAAATATTGCTAAGTAAGTTTATGTCATGAGTATATGCCAGGATAGCTCAGTTGGTAGAGCAGAAGACTGAAAATCTTCGTGTCGGCGGTTCAATTCCGCCTCCTGGCACCACTTTTCTATATAAAAAACAAAAAATCACTTGCTTTTTATGTTCGAATAAGTATATTTAAGAGGTTGTAGTGAAAGCATTTTGTCTGACTGTATAGGTGTATAGCTCAGTTGGTTAGAGCGCGTCTCTGATAAGGACGAGGTCGGTGGTTCGAGTCCACCTACACCTACCATGTATTATTAGCCGGGAATTAGCTCAGATGGCTAGAGCGCTTGGTTTGGGACCAAGAGGTCGTGAGTTCGAGTCCCACATTCCCGAAATTACTATTAATTTAAAAATTATTATTTTATTCTCTATATATTCTGCTTATGGCTGAAAAAATTCACGTAAATGTAGGTACTATTGGTCACGTAGATCATGGTAAAACAACTCTTACTGCTGCTATTTGCCAGGTTTCTGGTGAAAGAGGTTTAGGTAAAAAAATGAGTTATGCTGATATCGATAACGCTCCTGAAGAAAAAGCAAGAGGTATTACTATCAACGCAAGACACGTTGAATATGAAACTGCTACAAGACATTATGCTCATATTGATTGTCCTGGACACGCCGACTATGTTAAAAACATGATTGTTGGTGCTGCGCAAATGGATGGTGCAATTCTTGTATGTGCTGCTACTGATGGACCTATGCCTCAAACAAGAGAGCATATCCTTCTTGCTAGACAAGTAAATGTTCCTGCTGTATTGGTATTCTTGAATAAGTGTGATATGGTAGATGATGAAGATATGATTGAGCTTGTTGAAGAAGAAATTAGAGATCTTCTTGCTGCTCAAGGATTTAATAGAGATTGTCCTATTATTAGAGGATCTGCATTGAAAGCTTCAGAAAATCCATCTGATTTTGATGGTGCTGCTAAGCCTATCGTTGATCTTCTTGATGCAATTGATTCATTCTTTCCAGATCCTGTGAGAGATACTGATAAAACATTCCTTATGCCAGTTGAGGATGTATTCTCTATTAAGGGTAGAGGTACTGTAGTTACTGGAAGAATTGAAACAGGAACTATTAAGGTGAATGATGAAGTTGAAATTGTTGGTCTTGGTGCAGAACCTAGAACTACTGTTGTTACTGGAGTAGAAATGTTCCACAAATCATTCCCACAAGCTGATGCAGGTATGAATGTTGGACTTCTCTTGAGAGGTATTCAAAAAGAAGATGTTGAAAGAGGTCAAGTGCTTGCAAAACCAGGTACTGCTAAAACTTCTGCTAAGTTTGAAGGTGAGATTTATGTATTGAAAAAAGAAGAAGGAGGAAGACATACTCCATTTATGACTTGATATAGACCACAGTTCTTTATTAGAACTGCTGATGTTACTGGAAGTGTTTCTCTTAAGGCTGGTACAGAAATGATTATGCCTGGAGATAACTCAAAGATCGATGTAGAACTTATTTATCCAGTTGCTATTAGCGAAGGAATGAGATTTGCGATTCGTGAAGGAGGAAGAACTGTTGGTGCTGGAGTTGTTACAGCAGTATTGTAATAATATTGTGATTGACGCGATTAAAATATTAAAACGTGAGCAGTATTCATGACTATAATAGTGAATACTGCTCCATTTATTCTATGATTGTTATTGTTTCTATGACTTGATCTACTACTCCTAAATTAAGAATAAAATTGAGAAGTTATGATGTAAAAATGCTAGAAGCTTCTATTGGGAAGGTTGTTTCTCTTCTTTCAAAGTCTGGGGCAACTATTGTTTGACCTGTTCCAATGCCTAAAAAAAGAAGATTATATACTGTTCAAAAAAACTCATTTGTAAACAAGTCTTCTAGAGAACAATTCGAAAGAATTACTTATTCTAGATTGATTGATGTTACTGAGGTTGGGCCAAAAACTATGGAATATATGCAGAATATTATTATTCCTGTTGGTGTTCTAGTTGATGTAAAAGTATACTAGTATTTGGTTCTTGTGATAAAATTCTTTAGTATTTGTTGTAATCATATATAATGTTTGTTCAGTGATGACTTATTGTTAAAAAGAAGGAAATGACTAGTGTTCCTGTTAATGAAAAACTCACAGCAGTAACAATTGTTGAAGTTGTTCCTCAAAAAGTTATTAGACATAAAACACAAGAGAAGGATTGATATACAGCCCTTGTTGTTGGTATTGTTGGTAAAAATGATACGTACCTCAAACAAAAGGAATTTAATATTTCTCCTGAATTATTGGAGTCTTTCCCTGTGTGATATGTTTTTGATGAAACATTGTTTGATGATGGTTCTATGATCGCTGTTCAAGGTGTCTCTAAGGGTAAAGGATATGCTGGACCTATTAAAAGATATGGAATGGCTGGTATGCCACATACTCATGGACATAAATTTAGAAGATCTGGTTGATCAAAAGGAAATAGAAAACCAAGAAGATGATTTAAAGGACATCCTCATGCTGGACATATGGGAACTGATACTGTTACTTTGAAAAACATACCTGTTCTCCAAAAAATGTCATTTGAAAATAAAAAGATTATCGTATTAAAAGGATCTTTGCCTGGTGCGTTTAATTCTTATCTTTCGTTATATAAGTAGTGTAGAGACCATCATATATTTACCTTAATTTGTTATTAATAATGAGTTTTACAATAGATATTTTCAATCAAC
It encodes:
- a CDS encoding putative rhodanese-related sulfurtransferase, with translation MHHRTHYHLITFYKFVDIHDPLTEVKKHLNFCTDIGMKGRIYIGNEGISATATCNNGQLAAYKLFLKNNPYFFDLEDQIDTKSSPVDKHMFHKMIVKYRQEIVALGTTITEQAYKRSLQELTDQELKEVIDNNNKDWVILDMRNSYEYKLGHFKHAIPAGTINFREVENLLDDYKNQFKDKKVLMYCTGGIRCDKLSVMLKEKGIDNFYALQGGVVQYVNKHNDGNWLGNLYTFDGVISKKVGDEDTHTTIGKCIYSDLETNNCENCRYSPCNARIIARKKQYKRHGGFCSQECFDKANQDGLVKNDSFDDFNYKALRGDVKAGLLQQAEFIRMVQQHLDEFVVDKHFPHTTSQKEELVDKEYLAQWFQENEWLKNSR
- the tuf gene encoding Elongation factor Tu; its protein translation is MAEKIHVNVGTIGHVDHGKTTLTAAICQVSGERGLGKKMSYADIDNAPEEKARGITINARHVEYETATRHYAHIDCPGHADYVKNMIVGAAQMDGAILVCAATDGPMPQTREHILLARQVNVPAVLVFLNKCDMVDDEDMIELVEEEIRDLLAAQGFNRDCPIIRGSALKASENPSDFDGAAKPIVDLLDAIDSFFPDPVRDTDKTFLMPVEDVFSIKGRGTVVTGRIETGTIKVNDEVEIVGLGAEPRTTVVTGVEMFHKSFPQADAGMNVGLLLRGIQKEDVERGQVLAKPGTAKTSAKFEGEIYVLKKEEGGRHTPFMTGYRPQFFIRTADVTGSVSLKAGTEMIMPGDNSKIDVELIYPVAISEGMRFAIREGGRTVGAGVVTAVL
- the rpsJ gene encoding 30S ribosomal protein S10; its protein translation is MIVIVSMTGSTTPKLRIKLRSYDVKMLEASIGKVVSLLSKSGATIVGPVPMPKKRRLYTVQKNSFVNKSSREQFERITYSRLIDVTEVGPKTMEYMQNIIIPVGVLVDVKVY
- the rplC gene encoding 50S ribosomal protein L3, encoding MFVQGGLIVKKKEMTSVPVNEKLTAVTIVEVVPQKVIRHKTQEKDGYTALVVGIVGKNDTYLKQKEFNISPELLESFPVGYVFDETLFDDGSMIAVQGVSKGKGYAGPIKRYGMAGMPHTHGHKFRRSGGSKGNRKPRRGFKGHPHAGHMGTDTVTLKNIPVLQKMSFENKKIIVLKGSLPGAFNSYLSLYK